The Capsicum annuum cultivar UCD-10X-F1 chromosome 3, UCD10Xv1.1, whole genome shotgun sequence genomic sequence aaacttcatcaacatatggtggtctagtgcctttagcaaatccatgcactcttttattacatgtattatgaacattaaacattcatgctagattccctctttagtgatttaaaaccacctttaaatcataacaagagttcaatcatttcatatagtgcttttcaaggatgcattgcaaaacaattcatatgctatgagaaatctaaaaaaattcataataaaaggaaatttactgaaaatcatgctctcaacaagaattcattcttaaatacatagtttcatacattcatattctcaaatcactttggggaaggtcaaaataccaaaacaatgatgttaaaacatttaatacatgaatatatatatagattcaaaaaatccattctaaaacatgatttttctaagcccatgagaatttaggaaaaccccgtgtacctctattttgaaaaataatgggtacttcttgaagcctgtggattggggatttcgaatctctaatcaattttgaaaacccatagttaaatcttgatttatttgggtttttagtttgaaacccttgggagtgttcttgagaatttttagatgaatgtgaatgtattttggagaattggggactgaatttcgtgtttatggctgaataagggtgggaaaatgaTCATTTTCCCCCAAAAacgaagtgtttaagtcacttgaaatcataagatacataggcgccgcatatgatatcgcctatgtttacataggcaccacatatgctatcgcctatgtttacataggcgccgcctatgctatcgcatatgctttccagtggccgtgtacgattggttaggcgatgcattctactttgaaaggccataacttcttgctcgggtgtcggattttagcaaaattaatATTGATGGAAAGTTAAGttgaagacctatcatttgacacatagtaggctctctaattcgatatatacagagagttatggtcaatggaagcaGATAAAAATTAcaacgttcactaaaacttaatcgatcgaaatagtttcaactcgtccttgagttgaaggacctctatggtctaaatacatgctcaaatggattcacatactacataaacatgccaatttagcataggatttaaggctctgggattatcaacgcatcagagtcatggtttttattctagcccgaaatgcggagtgttacattatctcccccttgggattattcgtcccTGAATAATAGATAGAATGTCgaagtcttaagggtatgggCTAACGCTgacatgatatgttccctaagaaagaacacactgatcggaaacatgactgtaagattggaactactgatgttttaaatgcttctgctggacatgcatatccgaggcatggaatacacaactaaagctactcataggctgaattctcataatgaatcattcatgtctgatgcatggatctgtgactgagttgttctcatgaatgcaggattgaatacactgataagctaaacttttctattgaacatgcatttctaatgcatgcatatctgactgaactaacgTATGAGCGTATGGCTAAATACGTAATAATAAATGAtgtgaagcttgtaataagaatctatgcatgcaactgaatggggtatctcccccttggtaccctatgtccgtctatgaatgctcaattcactaagatactcagaaaactgaggcgatgcacagggcacctaggAATTGAATCATAATTGAACAtttggaatctgaatttaatgcatgatgcatgaaatgggctatactcgtaactactggtatactctatcttggaatagtagcatgtctgagatttcaaatagcatgaataagtgcaaagatgagaaaataagtcatgcgaatctaactgctaaactgacttattggccatatagactgaattatactacaccctcaaacttaactggagtatctcttcatcacaattctcaaaagaaattctagcagtaatagggagccatgaatcttgggtatggattacacaagacatccaactgaggaatcaccacatttacactactctgcagtctggaacataggcatataactcctgaattaggatagaattaccaggccttttgtattacaacttcttactttcaagcttagcacacttatcgaatatcacttaactatactattcttcttaaatatcatattcattcaactcagcttaaaattctcatatgtgcattgacaaatctttctactaatgtcggaaataacttaatcccttcgccgtgatcatgcctaactctaagtcacaaaaataaacatgccagaccacgctattattctaaaccatatgatgcaatcttctatatctcctttaaagatcacatcctaagtataatatgccttaccacttcaatgactactctgaactcttactatgaagtTGTTAGCGCATATAGCGTTCCTTTAAAACAATCTtgacatgtcattcaagcctatctttataaccacatatgaacttcaaagcaaacactcatataggcatacttcacatattctctaaaccactatcaatatcactccACGAGCTagcccaagaacatacacatacaaaattccactaaccatcacataaataaaaacttggccccaaatcttacttcatactttggccttatctaaacaagcgtaCTATGATCTTCTATCAGCCAGGAATAAttactcaccaccactatcatcgcataaggaggagtcacaaaaAGTTTAGAACATAACATCTGGAGGCATGGAATGATACTATATGAAGTTTGACACtcatctgaggcctgaggaatagcaaaaCAACAACAGGGACTCACCAAAGTGCTCTaaatttagggtattcatggctaTCAGCTGAATCTCTCCAATTATTTGGCGTAAAACATGTGTTATGGAAACGAAGCATattataaagcgtgagtacatgactctctatcatatgtatgaacgtgaactgatcatggaactaaatcgtaaagcatgagtaggtattaggatcactgagaaatactgagataggaatgggttgagattcaccttTACTTTTTAatgttctatatcatcatgacatcactacaagaatctgagagtcttacttgattattcatttagtcatctcccccttagcttcaagccatcatcttaagtttttgggagataccttactagactttaaacttaactgcactcactgcactctgggttcTGAAATTTGACAATACACAAAAGTAATAAAGCTTAACTCGAAAGACCACATATAAGAGTGGAacgcccactgctaatactatctcCTGAGGAACACTGTATCATTCTgtaaccccaatagtcatcatctattacttgaacacttactaactttgaatcttcatgagtatccccaaagttgaagtgcacaccctctagtgcctctactcttatttctattagcacgACTTTCAAGGACTTGAGCTTAGATTATAACGCCTAACATGGGTATCACTAAGTCTTCAATGAGCCACTCTATTTCTATCGTAGTCTACCAACATAGcaacttcaaacttattttcctctaccatgagaatcaagttaatatcaaaaggctcaactctatcaatcaaaggtccttaaattggctatttagaacaccatataccatctagctagtctttttccacctagaaactcaacggtactagtagccacacacaatatgtaatagccttagaaaatactacaacttcataccaccttggacatacttctacatcacataaTCAacgtcatacttcattacgaatcaaataaacttaggcacttgcatacactgttcaagcctatagatcacttccatataactagtatcattaaccaagaaatcatcacatccacctccatggccattaattgtttcaaacttaatgtctagtgctaaacatgatttacaaccaaccttacacacaatcctctcttagaaactatgaaataaacatcaagaaacactagtacactagaaattcataaccacaataatcgatcatgaccttacgattttccttgtcataatccattagcacgtactatttcaacacatcaagcttcCAAAtctaatcccacaaaacatgtatcatcaatctcttgccactattcaccaccacaccatttaaattcaagcctatagtctagcatcaatcatttacaaccaatgaagagtgcaacataatataaatatactaatccttcaaattgggatattctacccaaatactttaaaaatatactacatactttctcacaagtagtattagtttacaactaccaatgagaagaaggttaaggggtaaggtcacataatagacatgatcaaccttaagcttatattataaccatacaatcttatctacttatacggctttctcacatcacacttacttaccccaatgggcatttagactaccttcagatACCCCATATGACAATaagtctatacttacaacctactggctaatctagctATTTTTattcatagcctataaggggtttctataaccaccttaagTATCCACAAGcactttctctattttgaaaggaagaaaacaaataatattttgagttaacacttcctccacggactaccatacaattcataaatggtaccaccacattagtctaccaccacgaaagggtaaatcattctcaatcaacAGTTAttctactataaatatttaatcacaaaagtcaccctcattttgacctctaaccttatgacttcatatcacaaacttcttggtctaattttacTACCAATatgtcatgacaccgacactctaacttatactactactcgggtggaaatacagttccaacaaacacaaggacaacaagatgaacaacaagttgctagtgaattgaaataggcctcacacggcttcactagactcttgttttcaacaacacaatgatatcaacATTATAAGAGATAGAAGCTTGATCCATAATATTCAATGactcaagaatacacatcttactcttgtcttaactgaacgcctcataagaatgaggacacaATTTTACACTAGGGAACTCCTCTCCCGTCCTTTGTGGGACTTTTGAAATTTCTGCTAGATAATCGGAGAATATCTGGAAACACCAGAGTGGGgaagaaattaggataacttttgtTTTCGTATGGGTggcaccatagcacgaattagagtatgaaggaggaatattctgactcaagaacatgaagaaagaaagacattcctaaatgccttgtagcctcctgcttataagtgtagcgccctacatacccataaacaagactctactcgatgcaatttcacagacaccctgggaccatgaaccgtgctttgataccaaatttgtcacgacccaaattggggccctagccgtgacgagcattctcGAACTGTGATGGCCCGGGAcaccctctgtctatctggtaatcatgcacaacattcatataataaaagataacgcaaaaatagaaatctaatatggaaacatggtcagtttgaatgtgatcataatactgaaaactgaaatccaaaatatatctggataataataatgtctgactcagtctgtgaaatctctacatGACTgaagataaatatctgaaagtaaacaagccttctggaatatagaaggctcacccctgCACAATCTGCTCTACGATCTGAAATACCTactatttatctggacccctagaccgtgtctcaaaacctggaaggaaggggggtcagcacaaatgtactggaacgcgaagcaatccaaactaaagtatttgaacatatatataataggtgagagcaattttcatcaacacatcatgtataaaatagtttctgaaaacacatgggcactttttgAAAACATATAACCTGTCTGTAACTTTCAaattctgatctgtgtattacttctgagtttgGTGGTATCACCtataagtctgatattccatgggcgatatggaatccgccattaactcggcggggaagcctccaacccgagtatgccgcaagggttggagttcctgaatctgatatgccacatGACACTTAAGTTAGCGTGTAATAATATATTCAGGTcggcaaaccacggttttaggcaatgagttgcttgaaatCAAGCCCTCTCCAGGGAACTACCTAATATCTATGTATGCCCATTTtaaaccttttctgtacatgcaacattctgaatgtctaaaatcatgatagtctaaaatGTTTATTAGTCTGAGtttgatatggcattggtctgaattggtattgtcataccaagacttacaagtcatgatttttgagccataatacattaagctaaatctttcatttaaagcataatttagaccacaaaaaacatgcaactgatatagaaaatttggtgtttcgaaactcaagtcaaaatcatgcaaaaacttcatcaacatatggtgatCTAGtacctttagcaaatccatgcactcttttattacatgaattatgaacattaaacattcatgctagattccctctttagtgatttaaaaccacctttaaatcataacaagagttcaatcatttcatatagttcttttcaaggatgcattgcaaaacaattcatatgctatgagaaatctgaaaaaattcataataaaagaaaattcaccgaaaatcatgctctcaataagaattcattcttaaatacatggtttcatatattcacattctcaaatcactttggggaaggtcaaaaggcCAACacaatgatgttaaaatatttaatacatgaatatatatatatatatatatatatatatatatatatatatatatatatatatatatagattcaaaaatcccattctaaaacatgatttttcaatgcccatgagaatttaggaaaaccccgcatacctctatttcggaaaataatgggtgcttcttgaggCTTGTGGATTAGGGATTCTGAaactctaatcaattttgaaaatccatggttaaatcttgatttatttggatttttagtttgaaacctttgggagtgttcttgagaatttttagatgaatatgAATGTATTTTGGaaaattggggactgaatttcgtgtttatggctgaataagggtggaaaaaggactattttgccccaaaaatggagtgtttaagtcacttgaaaacataagatacataggcgccgcatatgatatcgcctatgtttacataggcaccgcatatgctatcacctatgtttacataggcgctgcctatgctatcgcatatgctttccagtggccatgtgcgattggttaggcgatgcattctactttgaaaggccataacttcttgctcgggtgtcgaattttagcaaaattggtatcgttggaaagttaactcgaagacctatcatttgacatatagtaggctctctaattcagcatatacagagagttatggtcaatggaagcaGATaaaaattacaacgtccactaaaacttaatcgattgaaatagtttcaactcgtccttgagttgaaggacctctatggtctaaattcatgctcaaatggattcacatactacataaacatgccaaattggaataggatttaaggctatgggattatcaacgcattaGAGTCTTGGTTTTTAATCTAGCCCAAAATGGGGGGTGTTACAAAAATGATCTTACATAGATTGTTATATCATCTGACAAAGgatgtataactaaaataacatgtAATGGACTAAAAAACCATATCTTTCATATGTAATTCAAGGCATTGGGTAAAAACTGAAATATGTAGtagaaatatatatttacaaGTAATAAGTACAAGTAGTAGCTAGCATTCATGTCGCTCAGCTACTCActtatattcttcatatatctaCAAATATAGATCACAACCAAGAAGTACAATAAAATAGAGAGGCAACCTATGGAACAGACAGTAATGGCAAGACCAAGGGAATATGATAAGGTAGCAAACATACCCGTTGCAAATGCAATTACAACTACTAATATTGACAAGCACTGAAAAATACCTGCGAGATCATAAATCTTCTTTACAATTTTCTTACTTTGAGGATCTCTACTTGTATCTACCATGAGGAAGTAAATGAATATGGAAACAGCTCAGAATGTGAAGGCAATGGCATCGGAAACAACAAATACACAAAATgttattttccttattagaatCGCCATCCCTTGATTAGGACTATCGGAGTCTCTCTCAAAACCTTCTGGCAATGTGATACCAGCGGCAAAAGTAACTGTCATTATCAAAGTGGCCACAACAATATGAATTTGAGTTGCCTTCATAATACTTTCGACTTCTGTTTGATCTGCCTTTTTAGCTTTATCGTGATCAACTTCCCTCAGTTGCATTTTGACTCTTGTTCCCATTTCATTATTTGGATTGTGCATGTACTCGTACTTCCGCTTTACCTTAAAGTCACGTTTTCCAAATCGGCCAATGCTACACAAATCCTCCACCAATTTCTCCTGTTTTTATTAATAGTACAGTTTATATTGAGTCGGTCGCAATCAGTATTTGAAAAACAAATATGCAACCACTTACCTTCTTTGTTGTCACTGTGCATAACAATGTTGTATCAAGTGGGGTCTGGTTTTGTTTGATAAATGACATCGGCTTTGCTCTAGGATGGTTTATTAATTTAGGCACATGGTTACCAGAGACAACAACCAAATGTAGAGGAGATTTTCCGTCACTATCTGGCTCATCAACAAGGTTGTCGTACTTATTGGAGTCTAATAAGAAGCGGACTACCTTGTCTTGATTGTTCAGTACGGCAACATGAAGAGCATTTTGATTGTTTCTGTTAAGCATATCCCAACAATTGGGGCAGTGATCTAACAACTTATTTATGATGTTTACATCATCTTCACTGGCTGTAATGTGAATTATTGTCGTCCAGTCATTTTCACTACCTGTCGGAAGGTACACTAAGGATTTTTTCCACCCCAGCATATCAAAAACTACGTCTTCCAATCCTAATTTAACAGCATAGTGCAGTGAATTCCAACCCCATAAATCAAGTTCCTCGCATAAAGGCTTATTCCAATGCCATAGTGATCTAATGCAATCTGGATGTGTCAACACAATAAATGCGTAAATAAGGGGTTAGATCTTCTCGCAAATCTAGTTCGACAATAGGcattataaaatcatcaatagaTTATGGGAAAGTCAACTGAATTTCGATACTGATACAgcaaataacaaaaattatgtaCCTTTATGTTTCTAAATTACTGCTGCATGTAGCGGCGTTCTATTAGATGGACCTGCAGCATAAATTGGTTTCTTGCAGGATTCCAAGATGTTAATCAAAGCATCATGAAAACCAGATTCAGCCGCCAAATATAGTGGCGTCTCCTCTGCATGGTTAGGCGGAAATTCGAATTCAGGATCTTCTTTCACCAAGATCTTAACCACATCTAGATGTTGGCTCCGCACGGCCTTGTGCAGGGCTGTATCTCCACTAGCACCTATCATCCTCGTGAGTTTCTCCTTAGTATTATGATCTTCTATACGTACAAGTAGCACATGTATTACTTCAGTGTGCCCTTCGTTAGCTGCTATGTGAAGAGCggtttcatttttcttgttttgatagCATAACAATGCCGGAGTGATCTTAAGGACTTCTGCCATGAAATGGGAGTTACTATAGAGGGATACGACATGGAGGACCATGTTGCCCTTTGGAGTGATTTATTAgcttatttataatgtttaaaTCACCTTCACTGGTTGCAATGTGAGTTGCTGTCGTCCAGTCATTTTCACTGTCTGCAGGAAGGCACACTAAGGATATTTTCCACCCCAGCATAGCAGAAACTACGTCTTGTAATCCTAATTTAACGTGCAGTGAATTCCAACCCCATAAGTCAAATTCCTTGCATAAAGGCTTATTCCAACGCTATTGTGATCTAATGCAATCTGGATGTGTCTACATGATaaatgcacaaataaggggtTAGATCTTCTTGCAAATATAGCTCCACAACAGAAATTACGAAATCATCAACAGATTATGGCAAATTCAACTGAAGTTAGATATTGAtacaacaaataacaaaaaattatgcACCTTTATGTTCCTGAATTACTGCTGCAAGCAACGACATTCTATTAGATGGACCTGCAACATAAGTTGGTTTCTTGCAGGATATCAAGATATTAATTAAAGCACCATGAAAACCAGATTCAGAAGCCAGATAGAGTCGCATCTCCTGTGCATGGTTAGGCAAAAATTCAAATTCAGAATCTTCTGTCACCAAGAGCTTAACCACATCTAGATGTTGGCTCCGCACGGCCTTGTGCAAGGATGTATCTCCACTAGCATCCGTCACGCTCGTGAGTTTCTCCTTAGTAATTATATTATGATCTTCTATACATGCAAGCAGCACACATACTACTTCAGTGTGCCCTTCATTAGCTGCTATGTGAAGAATAAGTGGCGATCAAGAAGATATTAATGACGTCCTTCAAATTTTACcttctttaaataaataaaagttttacATAATCGAGAAACCaccaaatatttatataatttttgtaagtatttattaattaatggtaagttagtaaaaatattttttgttttctatgtTTGAATTCAAAGGAGTTGGAGAATTTTAGTAGTTCTAGTTAGCTACCTAACTTTCACCTTTTAATCCCTTCCCCAACCccatttcaaaaatataaatttattcgaAGATTATCTTTCCTTATGCATTACACCAAACGTGTTAATCACTTATAAAGTGAAGTAATCCTagctttattttttcaaaattgtcGCTTTAATTTCTTGTCCTTCATGGGCTGCATTCTCCTTTCATTTGGTCTCTataataaaaatctataaaaggAGAACAACTCCCCAATCCTCAACCATGCACATTTAACCAATATCTCTTCTATTTCTtgcaaaatataaaaactaattacATTCGAAAAGAAAATGATATCCTTATTTGCGTTTCTTCCCTTCTTAATTTTCTTGTCATTTGTTCTACTATCATTTTTCCAGctttcatccaaaaaatccaagaaaaatctTCCTCCATCTCCTCCTCAGCTTCCATTTATCGGAAACTTTCA encodes the following:
- the LOC107864896 gene encoding protein ACCELERATED CELL DEATH 6-like, whose protein sequence is MVLHVVSLYSNSHFMAEVLKITPALLCYQNKKNETALHIAANEGHTEVIHVLLVRIEDHNTKEKLTRMIGASGDTALHKAVRSQHLDVVKILVKEDPEFEFPPNHAEETPLYLAAESGFHDALINILESCKKPIYAADCIRSLWHWNKPLCEELDLWGWNSLHYAVKLGLEDVVFDMLGWKKSLVYLPTGSENDWTTIIHITASEDDVNIINKLLDHCPNCWDMLNRNNQNALHVAVLNNQDKVVRFLLDSNKYDNLVDEPDSDGKSPLHLVVVSGNHVPKLINHPRAKPMSFIKQNQTPLDTTLLCTVTTKKEKLVEDLCSIGRFGKRDFKVKRKYEYMHNPNNEMGTRVKMQLREVDHDKAKKADQTEVESIMKATQIHIVVATLIMTVTFAAGITLPEGFERDSDSPNQGMAILIRKITFCVFVVSDAIAFTF